In Populus trichocarpa isolate Nisqually-1 chromosome 12, P.trichocarpa_v4.1, whole genome shotgun sequence, a genomic segment contains:
- the LOC7484389 gene encoding 60S ribosomal protein L24: MVLKTELCRFSGAKIYPGKGIRFIRSDSQVFLFANSKCKRYFHNRLKPSKLTWTAMYRKQHKKDIAAETIKKRRRATKKPYSRSIVGATLEVIQKKRTEKPEVRDAAREAALREIKERIKKTKDEKRAKKAEVTAKVQKSSKGSVPKGAAPKGPKLGGGGGKR, encoded by the exons ATGGTTCTCAA GACTGAACTCTGCCGCTTCAGTGGGGCGAAGATCTATCCTGGCAAGGGTATCAGATTTATTCGCTCAGATTCCCAG GTCTTCCTCTTTGCCAATTCTAAATGCAAGAGGTACTTCCACAACAGGCTGAAGCCCTCAAAGCTAACCTGGACAGCTATGTACAGGAAGCAGCATAAAAAG GACATTGCTGCAGAAACTATTAAGAAGAGGCGTCGCGCCACGAAAAAACCTTACTCAAGGTCCATTGTAGGGGCTACTTTGGAGGTCATACAGAAGAAGCGAACTGAGAAACCTGAAGTTCGTGATGCTGCAAGGGAGGCTGCACTCCG TGAAATTAAGGAGAGgattaagaaaacaaaggatGAGAAGAGAGCCAAGAAGGCTGAGGTAACAGCCAAGGTACAAAAGAGCAGCAAAGGTAGCGTGCCAAAGGGTGCTGCACCAAAGGGCCCCAAGCTTGGCGGGGGTGGAGGAAAGCGGTGA
- the LOC112323570 gene encoding 60S ribosomal protein L24 — translation MVLKTELCRFSGAKIYPGKGIRFIRSDSQVFLFANSKCKRYFHNRLKPSKLTWTAMYRKQHKKDIAAETIKKRRRATKKPYSRSIVGATLEVIQKKRTEKPEVRDAAREAALREIKERIKKSKDEKRAKKAEVTAKVQKSSKGSVPKGAAPKGPKLGGGGGKR, via the exons ATGGTTCTCAA GACTGAACTCTGCCGCTTCAGTGGGGCGAAGATCTATCCTGGCAAGGGTATCAGATTTATTCGCTCAGATTCCCAG GTCTTCCTCTTTGCCAATTCTAAATGCAAGAGGTACTTCCACAACAGGCTGAAGCCCTCAAAGCTAACCTGGACAGCTATGTACAGGAAGCAGCATAAAAAG GACATTGCTGCAGAAACTATTAAGAAGAGGCGTCGCGCCACGAAAAAACCTTACTCAAGGTCCATTGTAGGTGCTACTTTGGAGGTCATACAGAAGAAGCGAACTGAGAAACCTGAAGTTCGTGATGCTGCAAGGGAGGCTGCACTCCG TGAAATTAAGGAGAGGATTAAGAAATCAAAGGATGAGAAGAGAGCCAAGAAGGCTGAGGTAACAGCCAAGGTACAAAAGAGCAGCAAAGGTAGCGTGCCAAAGGGCGCTGCACCAAAGGGCCCCAAGCTTGGCGGGGGTGGAGGAAAGCGGTGA
- the LOC7482094 gene encoding putative non-specific lipid-transfer protein 14 gives MEVQKRMTGVLLLLLLSWAVTVAADVDCTTVTGFLTACSTFITYGTPDPLPGSPCCDSMMSLNVIAESGNDRRSICLCLMGLITTYNPNATAIATLPGFCGLSLGFILDPNTDCSS, from the coding sequence atggaGGTCCAAAAAAGAATGACTGGAGTGCTCCTGTTGCTGTTGCTCTCATGGGCTGTGACAGTGGCGGCCGACGTCGATTGCACGACCGTGACAGGGTTCCTCACGGCTTGCTCTACATTCATCACCTATGGCACACCAGACCCACTTCCAGGCTCACCATGTTGTGATTCCATGATGAGCCTCAATGTGATTGCTGAATCTGGAAATGATAGGAGGTCTATCTGTCTATGCTTAATGGGCCTCATCACTACCTATAATCCTAATGCTACAGCAATTGCTACTCTGCCTGGCTTCTGTGGATTAAGCCTTGGCTTCATTCTTGATCCTAATACAGATTGCTCCTCGTAA
- the LOC7484388 gene encoding RHOMBOID-like protein 2, with amino-acid sequence MQEHHQETSNMSREDIERGGGVKSRGNSNNNNNGYLSTPTYLIEDAEAHYWTSWLVPMFVVAHVVVFIVVMYINNCPKHLHTRFEGKCAARFLGRFSFEPLKDNPLFGPSSATLERFGALEWTKVVHKHQGWRLISCIWLHAGIIHLLANMLSLVFIGIRLEQQFGFVRIGIVYLLSGFGGSVLSSLFIRNSISVGASGALFGLLGAMLSELITNWSIYTNKTAALFTLLVITAINLAIGILPRVDNFAHIGGFLSGFLLGFVLLPRSQYGWQGRRNLPSGVGFKSKLKAYQYALWLVSVALLIVGFTVALVMLFKGKNGNDHCHWCHYLSCVPTSRWKCDENNL; translated from the exons ATGCAAGAACATCATCAAGAAACGTCAAACATGTCAAGAGAAGACAtagaaagaggaggaggagttAAGAGCAGaggcaacagcaacaacaacaacaacggtTACTTATCAACTCCAACATATCTGATAGAAGATGCAGAAGCTCATTACTGGACATCATGGCTTGTACCTATGTTTGTGGTGGCACATGTTGTTGTCTTCATTGTTGTGATGTACATCAATAATTGTCCTAAACATTTACATACAAGATTTGAAGGGAAGTGTGCTGCAAGGTTTCTTGGGAGGTTTTCTTTTGAGCCTTTGAAAGATAATCCTCTCTTTGGTCCTTCTTCTGCTAC GTTAGAGAGATTCGGAGCTCTTGAGTGGACCAAGGTTGTACACAAGCACCAAGGATGGAGGCTTATCAGTTGTATCTGGTTGCATGCTGGTATTATTCATCTTCTTGCAAACATGCTGAGCCTGGTCTTCATTGGCATTCGTCTCGAGCAGCAATTTGGGTTCG TTCGCATCGGAATTGTTTATCTTCTGTCAGGATTTGGAGGTAGTGTGCTTTCCTCTCTATTTATTAGAAACAGCATCTCTGTTGGTGCCTCGGGTGCCCTTTTCGGGCTTCTTGGAGCAATGCTTTCAGAACTAATTACAAACTGGAGCATCTACACCAACAAG ACTGCAGCTCTGTTTACACTTCTGGTCATCACAGCCATTAACCTTGCAATAGGAATTTTGCCACGTGTTGATAATTTTGCCCATATCGGTGGGTTTCTGTCAGGGTTCCTCCTAGGCTTTGTTCTGCTGCCCCGTTCACAATATGGTTGGCAAGGACGTCGGAATCTTCCCTCCGGTGTTGGTTTCAAATCTAAGCTCAAGGCTTACCAATATGCTCTATGGTTGGTTTCTGTGGCGCTGCTGATTGTAGG atTCACAGTTGCATTGGTGATGTTGTTCAAGGGAAAAAATGGAAATGATCATTGCCATTGGTGTCACTACCTCAGCTGCGTACCTACTTCCAGATGGAAATGCGATGAAAACAACCTGTAG